A genomic stretch from Vibrio algarum includes:
- a CDS encoding choline/carnitine O-acyltransferase: protein MVSTFSGQNKLPTMSVPDLNDTCSKLLEWVEPLITERELLKTKHVVDHFLVSGGGGETLQNELVEWSKCGAISNWSAPAWKDLYLESRAPLPINSNVFYYLKSKLDEKVCTQTNIAAALVVSVYGFMSLVDEEVLEIDMQKKQPLCMNQYNNIFSSIRIPRTGTDEFKVSSSRQHIVVLHRNHIYKIDVLDAKGAIRTASEIEFDLECILAVSESGQNLGLLTSIQRDEWAHCRAKLLDISASNKEAMTCIEQAVFALCLDESKPEDITEISTQLLHGSGNDRFFDKSLQFVVFANGKTGINFEHTGVDGSVMLRLIAHIYNSIDKVIFNESSRSTKAISRTVADTKELIFELNSRVEKTIRDAAELFIQHTANTQTRVLSFTQFGKNQIKEFGVSPDAFVQLALQLAEYKLYGKCYSAYEAVMTRTFLDGRIDVLYTVTPDSMAFIESINSPDYSVSDKQEFLRNAVKKHIERANECRTGQGVYTHLLALKYRYKLAGTSIGLNALPELFTSKGYEALTHSVVCTSTTSEYGVELAGYGPIVDDGYGIRYFTRNDAICFNMTSRTEMHSNLDKMKIYIEQSLVEMAELMLANS, encoded by the coding sequence GTGGTGAGCACATTTAGTGGCCAAAATAAATTGCCGACAATGTCGGTTCCTGATTTAAATGATACGTGCAGCAAGCTTTTAGAGTGGGTTGAGCCGTTAATAACCGAGAGAGAGCTTCTTAAGACCAAGCATGTTGTCGATCATTTTTTGGTTTCGGGTGGAGGTGGCGAAACATTACAAAACGAATTAGTTGAGTGGAGTAAATGCGGCGCTATATCTAATTGGTCAGCGCCTGCATGGAAAGACCTTTATTTGGAATCGCGAGCGCCATTGCCAATTAATAGCAATGTGTTTTATTACCTAAAAAGTAAGCTGGATGAAAAGGTATGTACTCAAACGAATATCGCTGCAGCACTGGTTGTCAGTGTGTATGGTTTTATGTCACTTGTTGACGAAGAAGTGCTCGAAATCGACATGCAAAAAAAACAACCGTTGTGCATGAACCAATATAACAATATCTTTTCATCCATCAGAATACCGCGAACAGGAACAGATGAATTTAAAGTCTCGTCCTCTAGGCAGCATATTGTCGTTCTACACCGCAATCATATTTACAAAATCGATGTTTTAGATGCTAAAGGTGCTATCCGAACGGCTTCAGAGATAGAGTTTGACCTTGAATGTATTCTTGCTGTTTCTGAATCAGGGCAAAATTTGGGGTTACTAACCTCAATACAAAGAGATGAATGGGCACACTGCAGGGCTAAGCTACTTGATATATCGGCTAGTAACAAAGAGGCCATGACCTGTATTGAACAGGCCGTTTTTGCTTTGTGTCTGGACGAAAGTAAGCCAGAAGACATAACTGAAATATCAACACAGTTGTTACATGGTTCAGGCAATGATCGTTTTTTTGATAAATCATTACAGTTTGTTGTCTTTGCTAATGGAAAAACAGGCATAAACTTTGAACATACTGGGGTAGATGGTTCGGTTATGCTTCGACTGATTGCTCATATCTATAATTCAATCGATAAAGTGATTTTTAACGAAAGTAGCAGGTCAACAAAGGCAATAAGCCGAACCGTTGCCGATACTAAAGAGCTTATTTTCGAACTCAATAGTAGGGTAGAGAAAACCATCAGGGATGCGGCTGAATTATTTATTCAGCACACGGCCAATACGCAGACCCGAGTATTGAGTTTCACGCAGTTTGGCAAAAATCAGATTAAGGAATTTGGTGTCAGCCCAGATGCATTTGTGCAGTTGGCCCTGCAACTTGCCGAATATAAGTTATACGGTAAATGTTATAGTGCCTACGAAGCTGTGATGACTCGAACATTTCTTGATGGACGCATCGATGTTCTTTATACCGTGACCCCAGACTCGATGGCGTTTATCGAGAGTATCAACTCTCCAGATTACTCCGTTTCGGATAAGCAAGAGTTTCTACGAAACGCGGTTAAAAAGCATATTGAAAGAGCCAACGAATGCCGGACTGGGCAGGGTGTATACACGCATTTATTAGCACTTAAATATCGATATAAATTAGCAGGCACGTCCATTGGTCTTAATGCTCTTCCAGAGCTATTTACTAGTAAAGGGTATGAAGCATTAACCCATAGTGTTGTTTGCACAAGCACGACGTCTGAATATGGTGTGGAACTGGCAGGTTATGGCCCCATTGTCGATGATGGTTATGGGATCCGCTATTTCACCAGAAACGACGCTATCTGCTTTAATATGACAAGCCGAACTGAAATGCACAGCAATCTAGATAAGATGAAAATCTACATTGAGCAATCGTTGGTTGAGATGGCGGAGTTGATGCTTGCAAATTCCTAG
- a CDS encoding aldo/keto reductase, with protein sequence MTWGLQNNQQEANQQIEYAISQGINFIDTAEMYAVPPSPDTYGKTETIIGNWLAENPHRRKDLIIATKIAGAGLPWVREGAPITGDAVVAAVDASLKRLQTDYIDLYQLHWPNRTSPHFGKHHPNKISFSEFNAREQETNMLDILHGLAKCIKAGKIRHCGLSDDTPWGINTYLKLSEKYDLPRMVSIQNEFNLLHTKDWPYLIENCVHEEVAYLPWSPLSGGMLSGKYLDGKRPEGSRWTFMQRNGIFRDTPMANSAIRAYMDIADNHGFTASQLALAWCDQVDGVTSTIIGATTLDQLKENIIAFSRPLNADALASINEVLKTYPAPY encoded by the coding sequence ATGACTTGGGGGCTGCAAAACAATCAGCAAGAAGCCAACCAGCAAATAGAATATGCAATAAGCCAAGGCATCAATTTTATCGACACAGCTGAAATGTACGCGGTTCCCCCGTCTCCAGATACCTATGGTAAAACAGAGACGATTATAGGTAATTGGCTTGCAGAAAACCCACATCGTCGAAAAGATCTTATTATTGCAACCAAGATAGCTGGTGCTGGTTTGCCTTGGGTACGTGAAGGTGCTCCTATTACGGGAGACGCTGTTGTAGCGGCTGTTGATGCGTCTTTAAAGCGCTTGCAAACGGACTATATCGACCTATATCAGTTGCATTGGCCTAACCGTACTTCTCCTCATTTTGGTAAACACCACCCAAATAAAATTAGTTTCAGTGAGTTTAATGCCAGAGAGCAAGAAACAAATATGCTCGATATACTGCACGGATTAGCGAAGTGCATCAAGGCGGGGAAAATTCGTCATTGCGGCCTTTCAGACGATACACCGTGGGGTATCAACACTTACTTGAAACTTAGTGAAAAATACGATCTACCTCGTATGGTCTCAATACAAAATGAGTTTAATCTTCTTCACACAAAAGATTGGCCTTACTTGATTGAAAATTGCGTTCATGAAGAGGTAGCGTATTTGCCTTGGTCTCCATTATCGGGAGGTATGCTAAGTGGAAAATATTTAGATGGAAAGCGCCCAGAAGGCAGCCGTTGGACATTTATGCAACGTAATGGCATTTTTCGCGATACACCTATGGCTAATAGCGCGATTAGAGCGTATATGGACATTGCTGATAACCACGGTTTTACAGCCAGTCAGCTCGCTCTTGCTTGGTGTGACCAAGTGGATGGTGTAACCTCAACCATTATTGGTGCGACCACACTTGATCAGCTAAAAGAGAACATCATCGCATTTTCTAGGCCGTTAAATGCAGATGCATTAGCAAGCATAAATGAGGTGTTGAAAACCTATCCAGCACCTTATTAA
- a CDS encoding MipA/OmpV family protein yields MPLVLLVCLLFSTSVFAANSEQEWGIAGVIRSATVPFINEHGDDYVNSFVPMLFFQGETFYLDGLEGGAKLYTHPELDYNVFALLRSRFVDIPRFLQNEAGGDSADFGFQVQVPTNDHWDIEVELMSDSDYYLHSNLVFSGDYTFGDWQLEPQITFRLKSQEFNSQYYAFESVTGESINGGLDVTATVRGKYHVVSNLYLLGSVGATYLDSSAYDAAVIDERWQGEVYAGIAFFNDKNTPKRESLSISPYLRLAYGWATPSNMGDILFGFESEKDENEGTLSSIFYGYPLTDELFGLDFDIYLTPGLVHHWTTDAQGASTEYVVAIKAYYTLDWPTKWRIGVAEGLSYIDRITYVEGKSMTYKGYEPSQLLNYLDVSFDVNLGDLFSKRDWNNLWLGYSLHHRSAIFESSSQFGRIKGGSNYNTVYLQVDF; encoded by the coding sequence ATGCCTCTAGTTTTGTTGGTTTGTTTACTCTTTTCAACCTCGGTATTTGCTGCTAATTCAGAGCAAGAGTGGGGGATAGCAGGTGTGATCCGTTCAGCGACGGTTCCCTTCATTAACGAACATGGTGATGACTATGTTAACTCTTTTGTCCCTATGCTTTTTTTCCAAGGGGAAACCTTTTATCTAGATGGATTAGAAGGTGGAGCAAAACTCTATACGCACCCTGAATTAGATTACAATGTTTTTGCCTTATTGCGATCTCGATTTGTCGACATACCTCGATTTTTACAAAATGAAGCCGGAGGAGACAGTGCGGACTTTGGCTTTCAAGTACAGGTGCCAACGAATGACCACTGGGATATTGAAGTGGAATTAATGAGTGATAGTGATTATTACCTTCATTCGAACCTAGTGTTTTCAGGTGATTATACATTTGGTGATTGGCAATTAGAGCCTCAAATTACGTTTAGATTAAAAAGCCAGGAATTCAATTCTCAATACTATGCTTTTGAGTCAGTAACCGGAGAGTCGATTAATGGTGGTTTAGACGTAACAGCAACAGTAAGGGGGAAGTACCATGTTGTTTCTAATCTCTATTTATTGGGTAGCGTAGGTGCAACGTATCTAGATAGTAGCGCATACGATGCGGCTGTTATCGATGAACGATGGCAAGGCGAAGTATATGCGGGTATTGCCTTTTTTAATGATAAAAACACACCAAAGCGTGAGTCACTTTCCATCTCTCCTTATCTCAGACTTGCGTATGGATGGGCGACGCCGTCTAACATGGGAGACATTCTCTTCGGCTTCGAGAGTGAAAAAGATGAAAATGAAGGGACGTTGAGTTCTATTTTTTACGGTTATCCGTTAACCGATGAATTGTTTGGGCTCGATTTTGATATCTACCTAACACCCGGCCTAGTGCATCACTGGACAACGGATGCTCAAGGTGCGAGTACAGAATATGTAGTGGCAATCAAAGCATATTACACGTTAGATTGGCCAACAAAATGGCGTATTGGTGTTGCGGAAGGACTTTCATACATCGATAGAATTACTTATGTGGAAGGAAAAAGCATGACATATAAAGGCTATGAACCAAGCCAGCTTCTTAATTATTTGGATGTTTCGTTTGATGTGAACCTTGGAGATCTTTTCAGCAAAAGAGATTGGAATAATCTGTGGTTAGGGTATTCGCTGCATCATCGCTCAGCAATATTTGAATCTTCTTCTCAGTTTGGTCGAATCAAGGGTGGCAGCAACTACAATACGGTTTATTTACAAGTCGATTTCTAA
- a CDS encoding S1 family peptidase, giving the protein MSKLVFKTILVCTLVFLNTPPSVSADISTYIYNGDTATTGTDGDWPSIASLYYDAIDYTGLYGLYCGASILDSEHVLTAAHCLYDGEGSLNEEYLVYTSVVPQMENEDQFTDGTVEIIRASEFYVHSGYDDSSYTDATSWPNDIAIIKLAEAMNISDDDYVSRATATNSDNYRYSDTTETFYAVGHGLTETGDGEELLQTTLTYSSAADCSFSNVSSSQLCMSGETDTTTGVNNSTCSGDSGGPLYWYDDNNSKYVQAGITSYGWTNCYNASTNDTSVFTEVSDYDDWITEVLAGEITPDYTVTEDQRDTYSSDSSDESDSEETDSDVSTSSSSGGSIPISALFLLVFIALRQKITVNRPFKYHLIRCWIGFQHLIYAC; this is encoded by the coding sequence ATGAGTAAATTAGTCTTCAAAACCATTCTGGTATGTACCTTGGTTTTTCTTAATACACCACCTTCTGTTTCTGCGGATATTTCCACTTATATTTATAATGGCGACACAGCAACAACGGGCACTGATGGAGATTGGCCTTCTATCGCCAGCCTTTACTACGACGCCATCGATTACACTGGCCTATATGGGCTTTATTGTGGCGCATCAATTCTTGATAGTGAGCATGTACTTACCGCAGCGCACTGTTTGTATGACGGAGAGGGATCATTAAACGAAGAATACTTGGTCTATACATCGGTTGTCCCCCAAATGGAAAATGAAGATCAATTTACCGATGGGACGGTTGAAATAATTAGAGCATCTGAGTTCTACGTACACAGTGGCTATGACGATTCGTCCTACACCGACGCTACATCATGGCCAAATGATATTGCGATTATCAAACTGGCTGAAGCCATGAATATCAGTGACGATGACTATGTCTCGCGCGCAACGGCAACGAATTCAGATAACTATCGTTATAGTGACACAACCGAAACATTTTACGCCGTTGGCCATGGTTTAACCGAAACCGGAGACGGTGAAGAGCTGCTTCAAACCACACTGACTTATAGTTCTGCCGCTGATTGTAGTTTTAGCAATGTCAGTAGTTCGCAACTTTGTATGTCAGGAGAAACTGACACAACCACAGGCGTAAACAATTCCACCTGTTCCGGTGATTCTGGTGGGCCTTTATATTGGTACGATGACAACAACTCTAAATACGTCCAAGCTGGTATTACAAGTTATGGGTGGACGAATTGCTACAACGCATCAACTAACGATACTTCCGTTTTTACCGAAGTATCAGATTATGATGATTGGATAACAGAGGTTCTCGCCGGTGAAATAACCCCCGACTACACAGTGACAGAAGATCAACGAGATACCTATAGCTCCGATAGCAGTGACGAGTCTGATTCGGAGGAAACAGACTCTGACGTGTCGACATCTTCATCAAGTGGTGGAAGCATCCCTATCAGCGCACTTTTCTTATTGGTGTTTATAGCACTTAGGCAAAAAATCACAGTTAATCGCCCATTTAAATATCACTTAATAAGGTGCTGGATAGGTTTTCAACACCTCATTTATGCTTGCTAA